Genomic DNA from Taurinivorans muris:
CTATCAGAAACGCTTCTTGAACATATAAACAATGCTGACCATATTTACGGCTCAAAAAAGCTCTTAGCCCTTCTTCCCAAACACCATGCGCAGGAAAGCGCCATTGCCGCAAACGCAAAAGAACAGGCAAAAGAAATCCTATCCCTTGCAAAAACAAAGAAAATACTTGTCTTATGCAGCGGCGACAGCCTATACCACGGCTTTGGCTCCACCCTGCTCAAACTTGCGCCTCCGCACAAGACCGACAAACTCTTCAATATCATTCCCAATATTACCGCATTCCAAGCCCTTTGCGCAAAGCTCAGCCTAGCATGGCAAGACGCGGAACTTTTTACAGCCCATTTTCAGGAAGAATTGCCCTTACGGAAACTAAGCGGCGCACAACTGGCTTTCATTTACGGCGGAACAAAATTCCCTGCCCCTCTCATTGCAAAGGAAATCATCGGATTTTCTCCCAAGCAAAAAAAACGCCCCGGTGTGTTCGCCGAAGAACTCGGAACAGAAAATGAACGAATAGTAAAAGCTCCCCTTGAAAAAATTGCAATGCTTTCTGCTGCCCCAAACTCCATTCTTGTGCTTTTACCCTTTGAAAATAAAGAAAAAAATTCGCTTATACGGCAAAAAGAAGTCGGAATCACCCTCGGACTGAATGATGAAATTTTCCTCAAAGAAAATCACTTGATAACGCCTGCCGATTGCCGGGCTGTCATTCTTTCACGTTTGCAGCTGGAAAAAGAAGGAGTTTTTTGGGATTTGGGAGCCGGCAGCGGCGCTGTCGGACTTGAAGCCGCGGGTCTGACCGATATGCAGATTTTCAGCGTTGAAAAAAATGAAAAACGTTTTGAACAAATAAAAAAGAACAAGCAACATCTGGGAATTACTAATTATACGCCCATTCTCGGTGACATAACCGACATTGTTCCGACGCTTCCCCAAGCGGACAGAATATTCATCGGGGGCGGAGGAAAAAACCTGCCGGCAATTTTAGACAGCTGCATAAAATACGGCAAAAAAAATGCAATTATCCTCGTAAGCTGCGTCACTTTGGAAACATTTCATGCATTATACGGATACGATAAGCTGACACGCATTGATTTATTAAAAATCGACATCGGTTCGGAACAGGAAATTGCAAAAACGTATCAACATTTCAAACAAAAAAACACATTGTATCTCTTTATTTTCAAAAACCAAAATCAGGATTGTTTATGCCAGTGATTCAAATAGTCGGAGCAGGACCCGGAGCGGAAGACCTCATCACCGTACGGGGTATGCGGGTCTTGGAAAGGGCGGACTTCGTCCTATATGCGGGTTCGCTTGTCAATCCCGAAATTTTGTCCTATTGCGGAAAAGACTGCATAATAAAAGACAGTTCTTCCATGAACTTGGAAGAACAAGTTGAAATAATGTGCGCCTATGCAAAGCAAGGAAAAAATGTTGTCCGCCTGCATACCGGCGACCCCTCGCTTTTCGGGGCGATTAACGAACAAATCAGGCTGTTGAAGCAATACGGCATAGCAATTAAAATCATTCCGGGCGTAAGCAGCGTTTTTGCCGCCGCCGCCGAACTTGGCATTGAACTGACCGCTCCGCAAATAAGCCAAAGCGTTGTCCTGACCCGAACAGCAGGACGTACCCCAATGCCTGAAAAAGAAAAGGCAAGTGATTTTGCCAAAACCGGCGCAACGCTCGTATTTTTTCTCAGCACCGGCAACATTGCGGAACTTATGCAAGATTTGCATGTGAACGGCGGACTTCCGCTTGATACCCCCGCCGCCGTCGTCTACCGGGCGACATGGGAAGAACAGCAAATCCTACACGGAACGCTGGAAGATATTGCCCAAAAAGCCGATAATGCCGGTTTTGGACGCCAAGCCCTTATTTTTGTTGGAAAAACCTTGCAAGGCAATGACAACGCCGCCGCATCAAAACTGTATGCGAAAGATTTTTCCCATGGTTACAGAAATTTTTTACCTCGGGAACAATTTCACGGAAATTGCGTCCTTTACGCTTTCAGCAAACAAGGTTTGGCGAAAGCAAAAGAAATCATGCAAGGGCTTCCTTGCACCCTCTATTCCGTTTATGAGGATGAAAAAGCTCTGCCCATTGAACAAAACAAAATCCAAGCGCTTGTGCAAAGCCTATGGTCGGAATTTGACGCGCATGTTTTCATAGGAGCTACCGGCATTGCCGTGCGGTGCATCGCCCCGTGCCTTACGGGCAAAAGCCTTGACCCTGCCGTCGTTGCCTGTACCGATACGGGAAATTATGTCACGAGCCTTGTTTCGGGGCATATCGGCGGAGCAAACAGGCTTGCGCGAAAAATCGCCCGTATCACAGGCGGACAAGCGTGCATAAGCACTGCCACAGACACGCACGGGCTTACGGGTATTGATGAAATCGCCATGTTTGAACAAGCAAGAATGTTAAATCCCCAAGCGATCAAAAGCGTAAATTCAGCCTTGCTCCATAACAAAGAATTGTTATTTATCGGCAATAAAGAAATATTTGACAAATATTTTGCCAACACAGCAGTTCGGCATGCAGCGGAAAATCCTGACAATCTTCCCTGCATATATTGGGACGACACGCCCCAAAAATATCACAAAGAAACGGAGCTTTGCATTGAAACAAAAGCGTTTGTGCTTGGCATAGGCTGTAAAAAAAATACGGCACCGGAACTTCTGCAAAAAGCGCTTGAACAATTTTTACAGGAACATTCCCTGACAAAAGCCCATATTGCGAAAATCACTTCCTGCACATTAAAGCAAAAAGAAGAAGCAATTCTCGAATTAGCCCGCTCCTTGAACGTCCCTCTCGAATTTTTTACGGAAGAAGAACTTGATGGCATTGCCGTTCCTAATCCTTCCGATAGCGTGGAACAGAAAATCGGCACGAAATCGGTTGCGGAGGCTTCCTGCCTGCTCGGCGCTTTTCGCGCAAAACGCCTTTATGCGGAAAAAAGCCGCTATGAAAACAGCGTCACGTTCGCCCTCGCCCGTTTGCCCCATGCGGAAAATACGGCGCAAGCCGTCATAAGCGTTGTGGGACTCGGCTCAGGCTCACACGAACATATCACCCCCGAAGCGATGGACTGTATCAAAACCTGCGATATCATCGCAGGCTATGCGCCCTATATTGATTTTATCCGCACTTTAATCGGCAATAAACCCGTTATCCAAAACGGCATGACAGGTGAGATGAAGCGCTGCGAAGCCGCCATGCAAGAAGCCGCAAAAGGCAAACATGTTTGCATGGTTTGTTCCGGCGACCCCGGAATTTTGGCAATGGCGGGGTTAATTTTGGAATTGCGAAAGAATACGGCGGAATTTCAAAATATAGACATACAGATTCATGCGGGCGTAACCGCCGCCAATATTGCCGCAGCAAGCCTCGGCGCGCCGCTGCAAAACGGTTTTTGCCTCATCAGCCTTTCCGATTTGCTTGTTTCCAAAGAAGAAGTTTTGCAAAATCTGCTTGCCGCGGCAAAAAGCGCCCTGCCGATCAGCCTTTATAATCCCGCAGGAAAAAAACGCCGGGAACTGCTCCATAAAGCGATTGAAATTTTCATTACGGAACGCGGAAAAAGCACATTGTGCGCTTATGTGAAAAATGCCGGACGTGAAACGGAAACAAAATGGATAGGCACGCTTCAGGAGCTTCCGTTTGATGAAATCGATATGTCCACCCTCGTCATTATCGGCAGCGAAAGAACACAGTTTGACGGAAAATACCTCTATGAAGCCAGAGGATACATGGACAAATACGGCAATAAGGAATAAAATCATGTTTTCTGCATTTTGCCTCACAGCCCCAAATTCCGGGTCGGGAAAAACAACGCTTTCCATAGGGCTCATGCGCCTTTTGGCAAAAAAAAATGCCGTGCAGGCTTTTAAATGCGGACCTGATTATATCGATACGTCCTATCACAACACCGCAAGTTTCCGGACTTCCTATAATCTCGACACATGGCTTATGGGAGAAGAGGAAGTACAGGCTGTTTTTCAGGACAAGACAAAAAACTGCGATATAGCCATAATTGAAGGAGTAATGGGTTTATTTGACGGAAAATTTCAAAAAAAAGCGGAAACAAAACGGAAAATTCCGTCAATACCGGGAAGCACAGCCCATATTGCGCAAATTTTATCCCTGCCCCTTATCATGGTTATTGACTGTAAAGGCATGGCACAGTCAATCAGCGCCGTAGTGCGCGGTTTTTATGAGCAAAGCAAAGAATACGGGCTTAACCTTGCAGGAATTATAGCCAATAATGTCGGCAGTGAAAAACATTATGCCATGCTCAAAGAAAGCCTTGAAACATGGAACTTGCCTCCGCTTTTAGGTTATCTTCCCAAAAATTCGACCGCTTCCTTTAAAGAAAGACAACTCGGATTATCCCATATTTTCCGGACAAATCCGAACCTTGAAAAAAATATTGACGAACTTGCGGCAATATTGTCGGAACACATCGATATTGAAAAACTGTTATCTGTGACACAATATGCGCCTCCCTCTTTTGACATTCCGGCACGCCCCATAAAAACAAGCTTGAAAATCAGCAAAGCCCCTAAAATCGGCATTGCGTATGACGAAGCCTTTTGCT
This window encodes:
- the cbiE gene encoding precorrin-6y C5,15-methyltransferase (decarboxylating) subunit CbiE, giving the protein MPKQDKPITIYSCGIDFSLSETLLEHINNADHIYGSKKLLALLPKHHAQESAIAANAKEQAKEILSLAKTKKILVLCSGDSLYHGFGSTLLKLAPPHKTDKLFNIIPNITAFQALCAKLSLAWQDAELFTAHFQEELPLRKLSGAQLAFIYGGTKFPAPLIAKEIIGFSPKQKKRPGVFAEELGTENERIVKAPLEKIAMLSAAPNSILVLLPFENKEKNSLIRQKEVGITLGLNDEIFLKENHLITPADCRAVILSRLQLEKEGVFWDLGAGSGAVGLEAAGLTDMQIFSVEKNEKRFEQIKKNKQHLGITNYTPILGDITDIVPTLPQADRIFIGGGGKNLPAILDSCIKYGKKNAIILVSCVTLETFHALYGYDKLTRIDLLKIDIGSEQEIAKTYQHFKQKNTLYLFIFKNQNQDCLCQ
- the cobM gene encoding precorrin-4 C(11)-methyltransferase, with protein sequence MPVIQIVGAGPGAEDLITVRGMRVLERADFVLYAGSLVNPEILSYCGKDCIIKDSSSMNLEEQVEIMCAYAKQGKNVVRLHTGDPSLFGAINEQIRLLKQYGIAIKIIPGVSSVFAAAAELGIELTAPQISQSVVLTRTAGRTPMPEKEKASDFAKTGATLVFFLSTGNIAELMQDLHVNGGLPLDTPAAVVYRATWEEQQILHGTLEDIAQKADNAGFGRQALIFVGKTLQGNDNAAASKLYAKDFSHGYRNFLPREQFHGNCVLYAFSKQGLAKAKEIMQGLPCTLYSVYEDEKALPIEQNKIQALVQSLWSEFDAHVFIGATGIAVRCIAPCLTGKSLDPAVVACTDTGNYVTSLVSGHIGGANRLARKIARITGGQACISTATDTHGLTGIDEIAMFEQARMLNPQAIKSVNSALLHNKELLFIGNKEIFDKYFANTAVRHAAENPDNLPCIYWDDTPQKYHKETELCIETKAFVLGIGCKKNTAPELLQKALEQFLQEHSLTKAHIAKITSCTLKQKEEAILELARSLNVPLEFFTEEELDGIAVPNPSDSVEQKIGTKSVAEASCLLGAFRAKRLYAEKSRYENSVTFALARLPHAENTAQAVISVVGLGSGSHEHITPEAMDCIKTCDIIAGYAPYIDFIRTLIGNKPVIQNGMTGEMKRCEAAMQEAAKGKHVCMVCSGDPGILAMAGLILELRKNTAEFQNIDIQIHAGVTAANIAAASLGAPLQNGFCLISLSDLLVSKEEVLQNLLAAAKSALPISLYNPAGKKRRELLHKAIEIFITERGKSTLCAYVKNAGRETETKWIGTLQELPFDEIDMSTLVIIGSERTQFDGKYLYEARGYMDKYGNKE
- a CDS encoding cobyrinate a,c-diamide synthase, with amino-acid sequence MFSAFCLTAPNSGSGKTTLSIGLMRLLAKKNAVQAFKCGPDYIDTSYHNTASFRTSYNLDTWLMGEEEVQAVFQDKTKNCDIAIIEGVMGLFDGKFQKKAETKRKIPSIPGSTAHIAQILSLPLIMVIDCKGMAQSISAVVRGFYEQSKEYGLNLAGIIANNVGSEKHYAMLKESLETWNLPPLLGYLPKNSTASFKERQLGLSHIFRTNPNLEKNIDELAAILSEHIDIEKLLSVTQYAPPSFDIPARPIKTSLKISKAPKIGIAYDEAFCFYYPQNIEALKRMGYACSFFSPLKDKKLPNVEALYFGGGFPEIYAEKLSKNTQLRTEIKNFAEDYGDIFAECGGYMYLCSSLKIKSDTKSKTKKETVPAQKVTEQAKTKQYPLCNVFQATATMGNKLRSLGYREGIFLEKPFFWQNGQKTFHGHEFHWSDIELHAKYDPFLEVNQKPFGIRYKNVFASYMHFYFAHLLT